A genomic segment from Syntrophotalea acetylenivorans encodes:
- a CDS encoding 4Fe-4S binding protein, whose translation MAYTITEECINCGMCDDECPLGAIAEQGDVRVIDADACTDCGACVDCCPVDAIKAP comes from the coding sequence ATGGCCTACACCATCACCGAAGAATGTATCAACTGTGGCATGTGCGACGACGAGTGCCCCCTGGGCGCTATCGCCGAGCAGGGTGATGTTCGCGTCATCGACGCCGATGCTTGCACCGATTGCGGCGCTTGCGTTGACTGCTGCCCCGTGGACGCCATCAAAGCTCCCTAA
- a CDS encoding 4Fe-4S binding protein, whose translation MAYTITEECINCGMCDDECPLGAIAEQGDVRVIDADACTDCGACVDCCPVDAIKAP comes from the coding sequence TTGGCCTATACTATTACTGAAGAATGTATCAATTGTGGCATGTGCGACGACGAGTGCCCCCTGGGCGCTATCGCAGAACAGGGTGATGTTCGCGTCATCGACGCCGATGCTTGCACCGATTGCGGCGCTTGCGTTGACTGCTGCCCCGTGGACGCCATCAAGGCTCCCTAA
- a CDS encoding acetate kinase yields the protein MDILALNCGSSSVKYQLYNWDKKEVIAKGVVERVGIGNSFIGHEVPGRDDYKKEQDCSDHTVAIELIINTLLDKEVGVVDNMDQISAVGHRVVHAGEKFASSVLIDDAVLEAVKECSHLAPLHNPPNIMGIEAAQKVLPNVPHVGIFDTAFHQTMPEEAYMYPLPYEWYEKHGVRRYGFHGTSHLYVSKRAAVLLGKDSKDCNIITLHIGNGASHAAIRGGVCVDTSMGMTPLEGAVMGTRCGDIDPAIPTFMMEAEGYTAKEMDSILNKKSGLLGITGQYTDRRDIGNGIEAGDKRCKLANDIECYRIKKYIGAYMAVLGKVDAIVFTAGVGEMGSEIRQQALEGLEPLGVKVNKELNLKTRTKKAEVEISTPDSPVKVFVIPTDEELVFTEDVVGILEKTYCDHMDFDYTFKSKDYER from the coding sequence ATGGATATTCTTGCTCTAAATTGTGGCAGCTCATCGGTAAAATACCAGCTTTATAACTGGGACAAAAAGGAAGTTATCGCCAAGGGTGTTGTTGAGCGGGTCGGCATCGGCAATTCGTTCATCGGCCACGAAGTTCCCGGCCGGGACGATTACAAGAAGGAGCAGGATTGCTCCGACCACACCGTTGCCATCGAGCTGATTATCAATACCCTGCTCGATAAGGAAGTCGGTGTAGTAGATAACATGGATCAGATTTCCGCCGTCGGCCATCGCGTGGTTCACGCGGGTGAAAAATTTGCCAGTTCGGTCCTGATCGACGATGCGGTGCTCGAGGCAGTCAAGGAATGCTCTCACCTTGCTCCCCTGCACAATCCGCCCAACATCATGGGCATCGAAGCGGCTCAAAAGGTGTTGCCCAACGTTCCTCATGTAGGCATCTTCGACACCGCTTTCCATCAGACCATGCCCGAAGAAGCCTACATGTACCCGCTGCCCTACGAGTGGTACGAAAAGCACGGCGTTCGCCGTTACGGTTTCCACGGCACCTCCCATCTCTATGTGTCCAAGCGGGCCGCTGTGCTGCTCGGCAAGGATTCCAAGGATTGCAACATCATCACCCTGCACATCGGTAACGGTGCCTCCCACGCGGCGATTCGCGGCGGTGTTTGCGTCGATACCAGCATGGGCATGACCCCTCTGGAAGGGGCGGTTATGGGTACCCGCTGCGGCGATATCGACCCTGCCATCCCGACCTTCATGATGGAGGCAGAGGGCTACACCGCCAAGGAGATGGACAGTATTCTGAACAAGAAGTCCGGTTTGCTCGGCATTACCGGTCAGTATACCGACCGTCGCGACATCGGTAATGGCATCGAGGCTGGCGACAAGCGCTGCAAGCTGGCCAATGATATCGAGTGTTATCGCATTAAGAAATACATCGGTGCCTACATGGCAGTTCTGGGCAAGGTCGATGCCATCGTCTTCACCGCCGGTGTCGGCGAGATGGGTTCCGAAATCCGTCAGCAGGCTCTCGAAGGTCTCGAGCCCCTTGGCGTCAAGGTCAATAAGGAGCTGAACCTCAAGACCCGTACCAAAAAAGCCGAAGTGGAAATCTCCACCCCCGATTCTCCGGTCAAGGTGTTTGTTATTCCCACCGACGAGGAGTTGGTTTTCACCGAAGACGTGGTCGGCATTCTGGAAAAAACTTATTGCGATCACATGGACTTTGACTATACCTTCAAGTCCAAAGATTACGAGCGCTAG
- a CDS encoding IS3 family transposase (programmed frameshift) produces MDTAESKRKRRTQRDYTMGFKLQVVAAVEKGDMTYKQAQKIYGIQGRSTVLKWLRKHGRLDWTQPVRMTMPKSPKAKESPAQKIKRLERELEDERLRNLLLNEVVDILDAEHGTGLRKKYIAKARRLQKQKGLSLSRACKLLGITRQAVYQREKRSEQRSIELAPVKSMVMEVRRFMPRLGTRKLYFLLKPMFVEQGIKLGRDAFFDYLRAHQLLVTPIKRYTKTTHSKHWMKKYPNRLGSQEISCAEQAFVSDITYVETDEGVHYLSLVTDAYSRKIMGYEVSDNMRADRVVKALRRAAKQRQTSRALIHHSDRGLQYCSAIYQQELKRHGMTPSMTDGYDCYQNALAERVNGILKQEFLITKCRTLSELKGLVRESVDTYNRLRPHLSLDMKTPEEVHKKATSAREVA; encoded by the exons ATGGACACAGCAGAAAGTAAGCGGAAGAGACGTACTCAACGTGATTACACCATGGGCTTTAAATTGCAGGTGGTTGCTGCCGTAGAAAAAGGCGACATGACCTACAAGCAGGCTCAGAAGATTTATGGCATCCAGGGCCGCTCGACAGTGTTAAAATGGTTGCGAAAACACGGAAGGCTGGATTGGACCCAACCTGTGAGGATGACCATGCCCAAATCTCCCAAAGCCAAAGAAAGTCCCGCACAGAAAATCAAGCGACTCGAGCGCGAACTTGAGGATGAACGTCTTCGCAATCTGTTGTTGAATGAAGTGGTGGATATCCTGGATGCAGAGCACGGAACGGGACTGCGAAAAAAGTATATTGCCAAG GCGAGACGCCTTCAAAAACAAAAAGGGCTGAGTCTAAGCCGCGCTTGTAAGCTCCTTGGCATCACCCGGCAAGCCGTTTATCAAAGAGAAAAACGCAGTGAGCAGCGCAGCATAGAGTTGGCACCCGTCAAGTCAATGGTGATGGAGGTCAGACGGTTTATGCCGCGGCTTGGTACGCGCAAACTGTATTTTTTGTTGAAACCCATGTTTGTTGAGCAGGGAATAAAGTTGGGGCGTGACGCTTTTTTTGACTATTTGAGAGCGCATCAACTGCTGGTGACACCGATCAAGCGCTACACAAAAACGACGCACAGCAAACATTGGATGAAGAAATACCCGAATCGTTTAGGCAGTCAAGAGATCAGCTGTGCCGAACAAGCCTTTGTGAGCGATATTACCTACGTTGAAACGGATGAAGGTGTTCACTATCTATCATTGGTCACAGATGCCTATAGCCGCAAAATCATGGGTTATGAAGTCAGTGACAATATGCGTGCTGACAGGGTCGTAAAAGCTTTACGTCGGGCAGCTAAGCAACGACAGACAAGCCGAGCGTTAATACACCATTCAGACCGAGGTCTACAATATTGTTCAGCGATCTACCAGCAAGAGCTAAAGCGTCATGGTATGACGCCGTCAATGACAGATGGCTATGATTGTTATCAGAACGCTTTGGCCGAGAGGGTAAATGGTATTTTGAAGCAGGAGTTTCTGATCACCAAGTGCCGGACTTTGAGTGAGTTGAAGGGTTTGGTGCGGGAATCCGTCGATACCTACAATCGTCTGAGGCCACACCTCAGCTTAGACATGAAAACACCAGAAGAAGTACATAAGAAAGCCACCTCCGCAAGGGAGGTGGCTTGA